The segment ATTGGGTATTCCTTATTCTTCTTGTGGAGTATTAGCCTCGGCATTGACATTTGATAAATTTGTTTGCAATCAATATTTGAAAGGATTTGGAATGAAAGTTGCAGAATCTTTAATGTTGCGCAAAGGACAATCTATTTCTGATGTAGATGTTGTTGAAAAAATAGGATTGCCTTGTTTTATAAAACCGAACTTAGGTGGCTCTAGTTTTGGTGTAAGCAAGGTAACTAAGGAAGAACAAATTCAACCTGCCATATTAAAAGCATTCCATGAATCTTCTGAAATCTTGATAGAAGCCTTTATGGATGGAACTGAAATTACTTGTGGTTGTTATAAAACATCAAATAAGTCTGTTGTTTTTCCTATTACTGAAGTTGTAACGCACAATGAATTCTTTGATTACGATGCTAAATATAATGGGCAAGTAGAAGAGATAACTCCAGCAAGACTTTCGGATGAACTTACGAAAAGAGTACAAACGTTAACGTCTGCTATTTATGATATTATTGGTTGTTCTGGTATTATTCGTGTAGATTTTATTATAACTGATAAAAAAGTGATAAATTTGTTAGAAGTTAATACAACTCCAGGAATGACACCTACAAGCTTTATACCTCAACAGGTTAGAGCTGCAGGTCTTGAGATTCAAGATGTAATGACTGATATTATCGAAAATAAATTTCAATAACCATACTTATGGATATAACTGAATTTGATGAAATACGTCCTTATCACGATGAGGAGTTACCTCAGGTTTTTGAAGAGCTGATTGCAGATCCTGCTTTTCAGCGTGCTGCATGTATGACTGTACCAGATGTTCCGTTTGAGGTAATCGCAGAAAAAATGCGCGCTTGTAAAACTAAACTTGAGTTTCAAATTACCTTTTGCTATGGTATCTTAAAGAAGATTGCTAATAATTACACTGATGGACTTACCTTAAGCTCAGATGTTCTATTAGATAAAACAAAAGCATATACATTTATCTCTAATCATCGTGATATCATATTGGATGCAGGCTTTTTGTCTGTCCTTTTAGTAGAACGTGATTTAGAAACTGTCGAAATTGCAATTGGAGATAATCTTCTTATTTATCCATGGATTAAGAAGTTAGTTCGTGTAAATAAGTCGTTTATTGTTCAGAGAGCTCTTACTATGCGCCAGATGCTTGAATCATCAAAGCGCATGTCTCGTTATATGCACTACACAATAAATGATAAAAAGCAGTCTATCTGGATTGCGCAAAGAGAAGGTAGAGCTAAAGACTCTGATGATAGAACCCAAGATAGTGTATTAAAAATGCTTGCTATGGGAGGAGATGGTACTGTTCAAGAGCGTCTATCGGGAATGAATATTGTGCCTCTCACACTTTCTTACGAGTATGATCCTTGTGATTATCTAAAAGCACAAGAGTTTCAATTGAAGAGAGATAATCCAGAGTATAAGAAAACAACTCAAGACGATTTAAGAAATATGGAAGTGGGAATGTTTGGATATAAAGGACATGTACACTTTCATATGGGACCTTGTATTAGTGAAGACATTACTAACATGGAAATGGGACCAGGAAACTGCAAATCAGAACTATTTACTAGAGTGTCAGAATTAATAGACAAAAATATACATAAGAACTATCGTTTTTATCCAGGAAACTATGTTGCTTACGATTTATTGTTAAATACTGATGAGATGTCTGACAAGTATTCTTCTCAAGAAAAAGAAGTCTTTATGAAGTATTTAGAGAAGCAGATGGATAGAATTGATATTGAAAATAAGGATGTTGATTTCTTGAGAGATAAGTTTTTATTGATGTATGCTAATCCATTAATCAACCACTTAAGGGGATAAAATGAAGAAAAGTTATTTCATCGGATGCATATTGTTGGCTTTGTTATTCGCTTCCTGTAGTAGTGATAATGGAAATAAGTCTCCTGCTGTCCGTTTGGAAATGCTTGTTGCTGAGATTACAGATGGTTTAGGAACAACTAGTGATGGCTCAAGTCAGAATGCGAAATATTATATTGACAGAGTTCTCTTAGATTCGGGTAGGGAATTCAAAGTAGTTAAATCTCCTATCATTTATAATCCTTCAAAGGCTAGATTTATGCGTGCTGTTGCATATTTAGAGGTTGAAGGAAGTGATGAGGTGATTATTCACTCAATAGCCCAAGTACCTATTGCTAAGCCCTTAACTTCAGGTAATGTCCCTGTTGATATGCATAGAGATCCAGTAAAAGTATCCAGAGTTTGGATAGGAGGTGGCTTCTTAAATATTCAATTGGGTATTAAGACCGTTGATTTATCGAAGCATAATATTCTTTTTACAGAGTCTTCTGAAGTTGAGAGTAAAGAAATAGTGGTGTCCTTCTTTCATAATAGAAACAATGAGATTGAGGGAGCAACAAAAAATTATTTAGTATCTATACCCTTAGATCCCTATTTATCGAATTCTTATATATCATTGAGATTTTTAGTAAACTCCTATGATGGAGAAAAAGAATACTTTTTTGATTTAAATTTATGAAATATATAGTTACAGCATTTACTCTAAGTTTATTGATGTTTAGTTGTCAAAGAGAAACAACCTATACGACATTAAATACCAATGATTTTAAAGATGTTATAGAGAATTTAGAAGTACAGCTTTTGGATGTACGAACCATTGATGAGTTTAATTCAGGACATATATCAGATGCTGAGTTTATAGATTTATCAGATTCTTTATTTATAGAGAAAGCTGATTCAATGTTCAATAAAAAACAAACTATTGCTGTCTATTGTAGAACAGGAAGACGAAGTAAAAAAGCAGCAGATTTATTGATAAAGCATGGTTTTAAAGTCATAGAGCTTGATAGTGGTATAACGAATTGGATTGAAAAAGATTTTCCAATAGTTGAACAAAAATAAAATTGAGATAAAGGTAGTGAGTGTTTCTTACTACCTTTTTTGTATTCATGCGTAAAAAGAAGGTGTGATTCTTCACAAAGAATTACTTTTATAGAAAGAGAAATAGTATTTTCTACTTTATTATTAAATTCAATTTTTCATAGCCAAAGCCTTAATCAAATCTAAATTGATAATTAACCAATAAATTAAATTACCATTCTATGAACAAGAAATTACTCTTGAGTTTACTACTTATTATTGTAGTAGTGACAAATATATCAGCTGTTGAGCTGAGTAAAAAATTTATGGTATTGGCCGAGCAAGGTGAACAAAAGTTGCAATATAGCCTTACTGATAAAAACGAAAAGAAACTTACATTTAAGTGGGTTGTTGATAATCCCAATGTGTTAGAACTAGAAGTTGCTGAAGATAACTCTGCTTTAGTCAAGACAAGAGCTAAAGGCAGATCTTTTATATACGTGTGTTCAGAAGAGAATCCTGAGATTTTGGATAAATGCCAAGTAGTAGTTAATAAAGATGGTGTTATCAAGATTTTAGCAATAGGGAATAGCTTTTCAGAAGATGCTGTTGAACAATATTTACATGAACTAGCTATAGCTGAAGATATCCCGAATGTAATAGGTAATATGTACATTGGAGGATGCCCATTAGAGTTACATCACACAAACATTGTGAATAATAAGGATGCTTATTTCTATCGTAAGATTGACTTAGATGGAGTAAAGACAGAAACAAAAAATGTGAGTATAGATGTTGCTATCGCTGATGAAGATTGGGATTATATTAGCACACAGCAAGCTAGTGGTTTTTCTGGTTTATATGAAACTTATGAAAAAGATTTGCCTTTTGTGATGGCTCATATCAGAAAGCAAGCTACAAATAAGAATGTAGTATATTTGCTTCATGCAACTTGGGCTTATGCTAAAGATTCTAAGCATGAGCACTTTGTTTTCTATGATAATTCTCAAGAGAAAATGTATAAATCGATAGTAGAGTCGGCTTGGAGAGCCAAGAATCTCGTAGGAATAGATTATTTAATACCTTCAGGAACAGCAATTCAAAATGCAAGAACTACAGATATTGATGTTGAAAAAGACTTCTGTAGAGATGGTTATCATTTAAATTATGATTTTGGTAGATATACTGCTGCTTGTACTTGGTTCTACAGTATTTTCAGAGTTGATGTGCGGAAGAATAGTTATAAACCAGATAAGGTGTCTTCAAAAGAAGCAAATGTAGCAAGGAATGCTGCATATACAGCTATTCTTAATCCTTTCTTTGTAACAAATCTAAAGGTATTTATGAAAACTCATAAATGAGTTTCATGGGTATAAAAAACTGCAATAGACCTATTGCAGTTTTTTATATGTATTTTATAATGATTCTATTAATCTCTTTAACACAACAGTGGCAGAGATTTCTCTATTCGCAGCCTCAGGGATAACGATAGATTGGTTTGATTCAATAACATCATCTGTTACAATCATATTTCTACGGACGGGCAAGCAATGCATGAAGTATGCATTATTGGTCACTGCCATATGCTTTTCTGATATGGTCCACGATCTGTCCATATTTAATACTTTCCCATAATTATCTCCACTATAAGCTGCCCAGTTTTTTGCATAAACAAAATCGGCTTCTTCGAGGGCCTTCATCTGGTTATATTCAACCTTTGCTTTTCCTACAAATGAAGGATCAAGTTCATAGCCTTTCGGATGGGTAATGACAAAGTCATAGTCTGTAGCGTTCATCCATTCAGCAAAAGAATTTGGAACGGCTTGTGGAAGGGCTTTAGGGTGTGGTGCCCAGCTCATAACAACTTTAGGCTTGTCAGTCTTTTTATATTCTTCAATAGTGATTAAGTCGGCAAAACTTTGTAGTGGGTGTCTAGTTGCTGCTTCCATTGAAAAAACTGGTTTACCGGAATACTTAATAAATTGGTTTAAGATTACCTCATTATAGTCATAGTCTCTATCCTTAAATTGTGCAAATGAACGTACACCAATAATATCGCAATAGCAACCCATTACAGGTATTGCTTCTAAGAGATGCTCAGGTTTATCTCCGTCCATGATAACACCTCGTTCAGTTTCTAATTGCCATGCCCCTTGATTGATGTCTAGCACAATAACATTCATACCTAAGTTTGAGGCGGCTTTCTGAGTGCTGAGTCGAGTTCGTAAACTAGAGTTAAAAAAGATCATTAGCAAAGTTTTATTCTTTCCTAATGAATCAAACTTAAAGCGATTTTGTTTGATCTCTGCCGCCTCTTGTAGTGCAGATTGAAGATTATGTAAATCTTCTACACAGGTAAACTTTTTCATTGATTATCTATTTTGTTTAATGGTGTCACTTTTAAGTGGAGTACTTCACTCTTTTGCAAGATAAGATTTTCATTAGAATTTAGGGAACAATGCAGATTGCTAATTTTGCTCAGACTTATTCTAATATAACTTGTTCTACATCAATTGAGTCATTCAGAAAAACTGATGCCGATTCTTTGAATTTATCTACTGCCTCCGTTGTTAAAAATCGACATCTGCCTTCCTTTGTACAATTTCTATCTATCTCTGGATGTCTTTCTAAGTAGTTTTGTAGACTTTTGGCAACGTATTGACCTTGAGCTATAACTTTAATGTTATTAGGAACAAACTGCTCTATTTTAGATTGTAAAAGAGGATAATGTGTGCAACCTAGTAAGATGGTATCAATATCACTGTCTTGTTGAAGAAGATTATCTATACTTTGTTTTACGAAATAATCAGCTCCAGGTGTGTCAAATTCGTTGTTTTCAACTAGTGGCACCCACATAGGACAAGCTTCGCCTGATACTTTTATATGAGGAAATAGCTTAGCCAGTTCTAAAGGATATGACTCTGATTTTATTGTTCCCAATGTAGCTACAACTCCTATATGATTACTTATTGTTAACTCATTAATAGATTCAACCGTAGGTCTAATAACTCCTAATACTCTTCGTTGAGGATCAAGCAGGGGAAGATCATTTTGCTGAATGCTACGAAGAGCTTTGGCAGATGCAGTATTGCATGCTAGTATGACTAGGTGGCAACCTTCTTCGAAAAGATGCTTTACAGCTTGTAAAGTGAATTTGTATACCAATTCAAAAGATCTTGTACCATATGGAGCACGTGCATTATCACCTAAATAGATGTAATCGTATTCGGGAAGTTTTTTGCGAATCTTTTCTAGTATTGTTAAGCCACCATATCCTGAGTCAAAGACTCCAATTGGACCTGGTCTTTTAGATAAATCTGTCATTGCAATAGGATATAAAAAAAGGAGTTAAAGCTGATGCCTAACTCCTTTTATAATTTCTTTAATATAAAATTATTTATTTCAACTCAGCTTTTATAAGCGTTGTAATATCCTTACTCTGTGCTGAATCAATATATGGAATTACACCACTAGATAAATCAAAGATATAAATTAAACCTTCACTTTTACCTACTTTTTGAATAGCATCATTTACTTTTTTAGTAATTGGAGCCATTAAGTCCATTTGAGCTTTTTGCATAGACTGGTAAGCTTCATTTTGAAAGGCCTCTAATCTCTGACCCATGTCTTGAAGTTCTTTTTGTCTTCTTTCAGCAATGTTTTGAGGAAGTGTGTTTTCGCTCATATCTTGTTGAAATTGTTGAGCTTTTTTAGAGAATTCATCTTGTGTTCTTTTGAACTCATCGTTATACTTATCTTCAAGTGCTTTTAAACTTTCCTGAGCTTTTTTAAATTCAGGCATATCGACAATTAACTCTTGAGAGTTTGTGTGTCCAAACTTTAGTGTTTGTGCCATTGCTCCAAGTGGAAGAACTAGCATTACTAACAGTACAATTTTCTTTAGCATAGTCTTATATTTAATATTTAAATTTCTTATTTATTTAATTTACAAATGTATCAATTTATTTTGAATATCCCATTGTTGCTAGAATCTCATTACTAATGTCGTACTGAGGTTTAGCAAATATTATGCTAGAAGCAGTAGCTCTGTCTATAATAGCTGCATAATCATACTTTAATGCAATAATTTTTGCCGCTTCATAGATTTTGTCAAAGAAAGGATCAAGGAGCTTTGATTTCATGTCAGCAATTGCTCCTTCGGGGCCAAAGTATTTTCGACCTAGCTCCATTGCTTCTTTCTCTTTATTCATGATAATCTCTTGTTGTTTTTCTTTTTGATTATCATTCATTGATTTACTTTTCTCTTGGAAGTCTTGATACATATTCTGAACTTCTTCAGTTATCTTTTTTACTTCTAATTGATAGTTTTGAGCTTGTTTGTCAATTTTATCTTGATTTGATTTATACTCTGGTATCTTATTTAAGATATACTCTGTATCAATAAAAGCAAATTTTTGTGCAGTTACATTGACTACGCTCAAAACACATAGTAATAATGTGATAAGAATTGACTTTTTCATAACTATTTGTTTAAATCATTAATACTGATTAAAATTCTTGTCCTAGAATAAAGTGGAATTGGCTTCCTCCTTTTTCTGCAGAACCATCAACTTTATCAAATCCATATCCCCAATCAATACCCATCATACCAATCATTGGTAAGAAAATACGTACACCAATACCTGCTGAACGTTTTAAATCGAATGGGTTAAAGTCTTTGACCCTATTCCATGCATTACCTCCTTCAAGGAATCCTAACACGTAAATGCTAGTACTTGGTTCAAGCATTAAAGGGTATCTTAATTCTAATCCAAGTCTTGTATATGCATATCCTCCACCGTAAGGGGTTAAGCTGTTATTATCATAACCTCTAAGAGCAATCATTTCTGTTGCATATCCAGAGTATCCTGACATACCATCACCACCCATTTCAAAGGTTTCAAATGGAGAGCGCTTATGACTGTTATAGTGTCCTAAGATACCAATTTCTGCTCTTGTCATCAATACTGGTACTCTTTTGTACCTTGTATAATCCATTAAAGAAGTATATGTTTTTGATTTGAATTTCCATTTATGATATTCAATCCAACGGTGTTTAGATGCTAAATCATTTTCGTTGTTATCATTCATCTCATTATACTTTTTGCCATCCCATAAAGAGTATGGAGGAGTAAACTGAACAGATAAAGAGAAGTCTGAGCCTTGTCTTGGGAAAATAGGGTTATCAAATGATGCTCTTGCTAATGTAATATTTACACTTAGGTTATTAGAGTTACCATTTCTAATTAAGAAATACTGCCAATCTCTCATAATGTAACGTTGGAAAGAGATATTTGCACTTAAAGTAAAATAGTCATCTGGCCAAGTTAATCTTTTACCCCAACCGGCAGAAATACCAAATACTTTCATTGATTTATCTGGGTCGTAGAAGTTTTCATAACCATAATTATTATAACCTCCATAACCTCCACCATATCCACCCATATAGCCCATATTATACATATTGTTGTAATATGAGTTAGAGTACCAATTACTACTTACGTCTGTCTGAACAGAGTAATAAGCAGAAAGGGAGAAAGAGTTTGGACGTTTGCCACCAAACCAGGGGTCAAAGAATGAAATACTATAAGATTGGTAGTATTTAGCATTAGTTTGTCCACTAATAGTTAGGGTCTGTCCATCTCCTTGAGGTAGGATGCCTCTGTAGTTTTTTCCAGGATGGAAAAGGTTTGCCATAGAGAAGTTGGTAAACTTCAAACTTAGCTTTCCGATAACACCTGTTTGTCCCCAACCTGCTGAGAATTCTACTTGGTCATTAGCCTTTGATACTAAGTCGTATGCAATATCCACAGTTGCATCCTCAGGGTTTGGTTGAATGTCTGGTTGTATATTTTCTGGGTCAAAGTGTCCCATCTGCTGTATTTCACGTAGTGAACGCATGATGTTCTCTTTACTAAATAATTCGCCTGGCTTGGTGCGGAGTTCACGGCGTACAACGTTTTCATATAAACGATCATTACCATTAATTTTAATCTTATTAATAGTTGCTGGTCTTCCTTCGTGAATACGCATTTCAAGGTCAATAGAGTCGCCTATAATATTCACCTCTACAGGGCTTAAGTTATAGAAGATATACCCATTATTATAGTAAAGGTTGCCAATAGCATCATCGTCAGTTACTGTTCTATCAGTAAGTAATTTTTGATTATATACATCTCCCTTTTTCATTTGGAGCATATATTCCAGTTGTTCTGTCGGGTATAGTGTATTTCCTACCCATGAAATATTTCTGATAAAATACTTTTTACCTTCTTCAATATCTAGATGGACATCTACTGTTTTCTCATTGAAAGGAACAATACTATCTTTGACAATACGTGCATCTCTATATCCAAGTTCATTGTACTTATCAATAATTAGCTTTTTGTCATTAGAAAAGTTTTCTGGTATAAACTTTTTGGTTTTAAACCAATTGCGAATAGGACCTTTTTCATTGGTCTTTTTCATTGCTCTTTTTACTTTTGAATCTTTTAGAGCTTCATTACCTTCAATGTATATCTTGTGAACTTTGATTTTTTCTTTCTTATCTATATTGACATCTACAAGAACTTGATTTTCCTTGTTAGGATCATCACGTTGAGCTATTAATACTGTAGCATTCTTGAATCCTTTATCTTCGAAATATCTTTTAGTAAGTAGTTCTGCTCTGTTCACAGTATGAGGAGTAATTTGGCTACCTACAATCATTCCTAATTTACTTTCTAAATCTTTCTTTTCGGATTTCTTGATTCCATTATAGTTGATTTCGGATATTCTTGGACGTTGAGCTAAGGCTATTTTAAGCCAGATTTTGCTGCCTTCAATTTTTTCTGCAGTAATCTTGACATTTGAAAACAGACCATGTTTCCAATATCTATTAATAGCATCTGTAATCTGTGTGCCAGGGATATCAATTTCTTGACCTACTGCTAGTCCTGATAGACTAATTAAGGCATAGTCTTCATAGTTTTTCACCCCTTCTACTTGAATATCAGCTATCTCGTATTTTTTTGGAGTACCTGAATAAATGATAGTGGGTTTTTCGTCCTCAGTAGTTGTCTTTTGTTGTGCATATCCTATCGGTATTAGCAAGAAAAGACATGCTATCATTAATGGAATGCTGATTTTATGGTAATGCATCTATCTGATATTATATAAGTTGTTTACTGATTAATCTGTTCACTCGTTTTACCAAAACGACGTTCTCGTTGTTGGAAATCCATGATAGCTTCTTTTAAATTATCTTCTTTAAAATCAGGCCAATAAGTATCGCAGAAATAAAATTCTGTATAGGCACATTGCCATAATAAGTAATTGCTAAGTCTATACTCTCCTCCTGTACGTATAAGTAAATCAGGGTTAGGCATAAATTGAGTTGCTAGATTTTGTTGAATTGTATCGGGTGTAATTTCCTCTATATCGAGTTTGTTCTCCTTTACTAATGTTGCAAT is part of the Bacteroides coprosuis DSM 18011 genome and harbors:
- a CDS encoding outer membrane protein assembly complex, YaeT protein (COGs: COG4775 Outer membrane protein/protective antigen OMA87~InterPro IPR010827:IPR000184:IPR016474~KEGG: bth:BT_3725 putative outer membrane protein~PFAM: Bacterial surface antigen (D15); Surface antigen variable number~SPTR: Putative uncharacterized protein;~TIGRFAM: Outer membrane assembly protein, YaeT~IMG reference gene:2504106271~PFAM: Surface antigen variable number repeat~TIGRFAM: outer membrane protein assembly complex, YaeT protein), which encodes MIACLFLLIPIGYAQQKTTTEDEKPTIIYSGTPKKYEIADIQVEGVKNYEDYALISLSGLAVGQEIDIPGTQITDAINRYWKHGLFSNVKITAEKIEGSKIWLKIALAQRPRISEINYNGIKKSEKKDLESKLGMIVGSQITPHTVNRAELLTKRYFEDKGFKNATVLIAQRDDPNKENQVLVDVNIDKKEKIKVHKIYIEGNEALKDSKVKRAMKKTNEKGPIRNWFKTKKFIPENFSNDKKLIIDKYNELGYRDARIVKDSIVPFNEKTVDVHLDIEEGKKYFIRNISWVGNTLYPTEQLEYMLQMKKGDVYNQKLLTDRTVTDDDAIGNLYYNNGYIFYNLSPVEVNIIGDSIDLEMRIHEGRPATINKIKINGNDRLYENVVRRELRTKPGELFSKENIMRSLREIQQMGHFDPENIQPDIQPNPEDATVDIAYDLVSKANDQVEFSAGWGQTGVIGKLSLKFTNFSMANLFHPGKNYRGILPQGDGQTLTISGQTNAKYYQSYSISFFDPWFGGKRPNSFSLSAYYSVQTDVSSNWYSNSYYNNMYNMGYMGGYGGGYGGYNNYGYENFYDPDKSMKVFGISAGWGKRLTWPDDYFTLSANISFQRYIMRDWQYFLIRNGNSNNLSVNITLARASFDNPIFPRQGSDFSLSVQFTPPYSLWDGKKYNEMNDNNENDLASKHRWIEYHKWKFKSKTYTSLMDYTRYKRVPVLMTRAEIGILGHYNSHKRSPFETFEMGGDGMSGYSGYATEMIALRGYDNNSLTPYGGGYAYTRLGLELRYPLMLEPSTSIYVLGFLEGGNAWNRVKDFNPFDLKRSAGIGVRIFLPMIGMMGIDWGYGFDKVDGSAEKGGSQFHFILGQEF